TCGTCGTAATTGATTATGGAGACGCGTCCCGGTTGAAGGCCCTGAGCGTAGAGGGAGGTTACGCTCATTAACGGGAGCATGAACAGAGGTAGAAGCGCGATTGCCGCCAGTGTACGTATATCACGCATCATGTCCTTAATCTCCTTCCATATCACCACATACACGGCGTTCATGCACTCTCCCCCGCAAGACTTATGAAGACTTCCTCCAGGTTCCTCCCTCCGTGGGTACGTATTAGATCACCGGGCGGTCCTTTGGCTATGATGCGCCCCCTATTTATAAGAGCTACATCATCGCATACCTCCTCAACCTCGATCATGTTGTGGGACGAGATAACTACGGTGACGGCGTAGTCCTTAACGTAGTTCTTGAGCATTTTACGTATTGCGTAGGCCGAGAATACGTCCAGGCCTGAAGTTGGCTCGTCAAGGATCACTACCTTAGAGCCTATCATGAGCGTCCTTGCTATAGCTATCCTTCTGCTCATTCCCTTACTGTATTCTGAGGTCTTCCGGTGAAGATCACGTTCACTCAGGCCCGAGATTCTAGCGCCGAGTTCAGCCACCTCTAACGCTTTGGAAGTCCTACCATGATAAAGCATCGCGAAGTAATATAGATTCTCCCAACCCGTCAGCCGCGAGTATAACCCAGCATCCTCGGGCAAGTACGATATGTACTTCCTAACAAGTGTCTTGTGCTGAGGCAGGTTGTAACCAAGAATTTCAACCGAGCCTTCGTCCGGCTTGAGTAAAGTCGCTAAGATCCTCAGGAGGGTGGTCTTTCCAGCGCCGTTGGGACCTATCAGGCCGAAAACCGATCCCTCCTTCACGTCAAGACTAACGTTATCGAGGGCTCTGACCTTACCAAAGCTCTTCACTACCCCGTTAATAGATATGGCCACTCCATTGACGCCTCTCATCGATCCCCACCAACAAAAGTATAGAGGATCTGAGTTAAAGTAAATATAGCTTCGTGAAGATTATCCTCACAGGACGGTGTCTTAGGGGTGGGCCTTGAGGAAGTTCTCATCGTTGGCGGCGGGGCCGTAGGGACGTTAATAGCTCATGCATTGATTGAGTCCGGCGTGCGTCCCTACGTACTGTTTAAAGACCGTCAACAACTCCTCTTAGTTGAGAAGAGCGGTTTGAAACTCCACTTAACCGACGGCTCTGTAGCAGTGGTTAACGATGCCCACTTCATAACGTATGAGGAATTGAAAAGGCTTAGAGCTTTCGAGCTAATTGTGATAGCCACCAAGGCCTACGATTTTTCAGAGGCGCTGAAGTCCGTGAGCACACATTTAAGCCCGGAGGGCGTCCTGCTGACATGTCAGAATGGGTTGAGATCGTATGAGGAGGCGCTTGAAACTCTAGGTCCCAGCAAGGCCGCAGCGCTAGTGCTGAACCACGGCGTGTATAGAGTCCGCTCTCATGAATTTGAATGGATTGGCGGATCCACCAGTTATTTGGGATCGAGAGGGGTTTCTGCGGAGTTACTTAAGCGGATTTCATCGCTTCTGAAAATCCTCTCGGTTAACGCGGTCAACGACATAGAACCCTATAGATGGATTAAGCTCTCCGTCAATGCGGCCGTAAACCCCCTGACAGCACTACATGGCGTTAAGAACAAGTATATAGTGATGGATGAGAACCTCTTCAAAGCGGCGGTTAAGGTTGTTGAGGAAGTGCGTGACGTCGCAGAGAAGTTTAACGTGAGATTCTATGAAGACCCCCTAGAGGAGATGGTGAGGGTCGTTAAAGCCACGGGAGAGAACTACTCCTCTATGTGTCAGGACTTGATGAACGGGAGAAGAACCGAAGTCGATTACATAAACGGTGAGGTGGTAGTCAGGGGTAAGAGAGTTGGTGTGGAGACCCCCTTCAACGAGCTGCTGTGGTTAATGATTAAGTTCAAGGAGTCTCGCGGAATGAAATCTGGTGGTGTAAATTAATCCCAACGCTATTTTAATTGCTGAGCACTATAATTGTGGGGCTCATATGAATGACAAGGTATATCCACACGACTTTATAAAGAAGAAGAAGTCAGGCGAGAAGATAGTCATGACCACTGCATACTCCTACTACGACGCCGCTTTAGCCGATAAAGCGGGTGTTGATGGGTTACTCGTAGGCGATTCCTTAGGCATGGTCATAATGGGTTATGCGTCAACGCTTCCGGTCACACTCGAGGAGGTGAAACATCACCTCAGAGCAGTAGTTAACGCGAGGCCTAAGGCTCTAGTAGTAGCTGACATGCCCTTCCTTAGCTATGAGGTAAGCATACCTGAAGCTATCAGGAATGCCGGTGAGCTGATCAAGTTGGGGGCTGACGCCATCAAGATTGAGGGGGGTCTCGAGGTATGCGACACCGTTAAAGCCTTAACTAGAGCGGGGATACCCGTAATGGGACATATAGGGCTTAACCCTCAAAGGTACCTGATGATCGGTGGATACAAACTCAGAGGTAAGAACGTTGAGGACGCGCTCGAGATAGTTGAGGCCGCGAAGGCTCTTCAGGAAGCTGGGGCATTCTCAATAGTTATAGAGTTCACGACATGGCAGGTAGCGGCTGAGGTAACTAATAGGTTACGCGTACCGACCATCTGCATTGGGGCAGGTGGTCAGTGCGACGGTCAAATACTGGTTATACATGATCTACTAGGCATAAACCCCGCACCACCCCCGTTCGTCAGAAAATACGCTAACCTATACGAACAAGCGATAGAGGCGCTAATTAAGTATGCCGAAGACGTTAGAAAGGGCACTTTTCCGGGTTCCGGCGAGTTCTGGAGCATGAGCGAAGAGGAATTCAGGAAATTTAGGGAGAGGCTTGGTGGAACGACTTTTTAACGTTCCCACCTACCTTAGAGATAGTCCGAGGCTCGTTTGTGATAGATTCCCTAGTCTATCAATAATGTGTCTTAACGTTTGGGAGAGGACCTCGTTGTTATCGTAGTTACTCAATATGTTGGTTAACACCTCCTTCGGTGCCGTGCTCAGTTTCTCTGCATATTCTATCATCTTAGGCACCGCCCTCACGACGTTATCAACTATTGTTATCGTAGCTGCTCTAGAGGTTCTTGAAAGTGGGTTCAAATCAATGGCTATTACTGTTTTACCCAGCCTCCTCAGGGCTTCAGTTCTGTCTCCATCCTCAAGAGGTACTAGAACAACATCGGAGGTTAGTATCCCCCTGGGGCTGACCTTCCTCCTCTCACTCAGCAATTCGGGGATCTCCGCCACTGCATCATCGACTCCCAACACCTCTCGAGCCCCGTAAGCCTTAAGGATCTCGGCTATCTTCCTCACACGTTCCTCACTCCTGTAGAATAGATTCACCTCCAACTTAGCGTTAACAACCTCCGCCAACCTCACCACACCTTCAGGAACTAGGACAGCCACGTTTCCGTTCACCGATATTACCGGATTCTCAGCCAATAGCAACGCGGCCGCAGCGGCTTCAATGGCCTTCAGAGCCGGCTCTATTGTTCTCTCACCTATGATGTAGTCAAAGCATTCCCCCCTGCCGTGAGCTATCAAGCCCGCCCTAGCGACGTAGCCCTCCTCAAACCCTTTAATTAACTTCTCCCTAATGATCAAGGACTCGTATCTAGGGTGGGTACGCGGTATGTTGATCTCCACCTTTCAGCACCATGGCATAACTACTTTTGCAGGACTAATATTCCTTGCCTAACTGAATCGTTGTCGGGCACCTCAGTGACGATGGTTTAGATGAACTCTGCCGGCATCAAAACAGCTAGTGAGTTAGATAAGCATTGCAGTGCCTTCAAGCGAGGGCTCAAACACCCCTACAAGTCTGATGCCGAGCCCCTTGATCGACTCCAGCAGTTCCTCGCTAGGTCTGCGTGAAGTGATCACAGCTAAAGTCCCCTTCTTAACGAAGTACGTTAAGACCTCCCCAGATCTTAGGTACTTACCTAGTCGATCCATGAGCGTGGAGTCCAACTCACTGGGTAAGAAAATGGACTTGCTGAATTCCCGTGTTAACTCGAGGAACCTGTCGAACGAGGGCTCCTTCAAAAACCTTCTGAAAACGTTACCGCCCACCTCCCTTATCTTGCTGCCGTAGGTCTTAAGCATGAGGGGCGTGGTAAGGTCACGTCTAATCAGGCAAGCTACCAAGTTGATTGAGTCCCTGATTGGGCACACATCGACTTCGCCAACCCCTGGAGCGCCGGGCTTCACCCTGACAACTAGCCCGCCACCCCGCAGCTCGGCAACGACGTCGCCTAACCCCGTCATCATCGTCACCTCCGCCTCATGCGCTATGACACCTGCCCTGGCTAAAGTCAAGTCCCTCCCGGATCCGAGCAACGCCGATGAAGCTAAACTTATTGAGAGGGCGGCGCTGAAGCCTAAACCCTCCCCTAGGTACGCCGGGGTGGTGATCTTGGCGTTAATTAAGTTAACGCCAGTGAGGTTCTTAACGCATTCGATCAGGCCGTGATGCAGCATGTTGGAGCCGACGAGCACCTCGTCTTTCCCATTCCCCGCCACGTGTGCCTCTACCCACGGTCTTAAAGTTATTCCAGCCCCCAGTGAGCCTGTAGTCAGCGGGTCGTCGGTTATGTGGGGGACCCAGAAGCCGGAGATGTGGAGCGGCACCCTAATGAGCACTACCTAACTCCTCTCTAACCATATCTACTATTCTTCTTGCCACCACTTCCTTTAGAGACTTCTTAACTACCTCTCTACGACCCTTTCTAGTCACTATGATTACCTCGTTATAGTCGACTGCGAACCCGGTGTCAGTCCGGCCCACGTCGTTAGCTACAATCATGTCGAAACCCCTACTCTCCATCTTATCCTCCGCATACTTAACCAGCTTGTCGAGATCCCCTCTGGCGACTTCGGCGGCGAAGCCTACTACAAGGCCTGAGTACTCCCTCCTTAAGCTAAGCGATATCTTAGGCGTGGCTTCCAACTCCACGCTTAGCCCGCCCACATCCGACTTGATCTTCCCTTCACTGGTCACCTTAAACCTGAAGTCCACAGGCGCCGCAGCTAGGATGACTGCGTCGTATTTCCTACTCCTGACCTCCGCTGTCACAGCATTAAGCATCTCTTCCGTGGTCTCCACTTCAACGCTCTTAATGTAATGCGGCCTGCTCGTTGACAGAGGCCCGTGAACCAGCGTGACCTCCGCCCCCCTGAAGTACGCCTCCCTAGCTATTGCCACACCCATCTTACCGGAGCTCAAGTTGGTCAGAAATCTCACGTCGTCCAGGCGTTCCCTAGTAGGGCCGGCCGTAACCAGCAGTCTTAACCCGTGTAAATCCCTCCCTCGTAGTGTGGAGGCCTCCACAGCCGCTAGAATATCTTCGTCCTCTGGGAACTTAGCCTTGCCCTCGGAGACTTCCGGGTGAACTACGGTTGCACCTAGCTCCTCAAGACGGTTCAATGAAGCCGTTACCGGGGGTGAATGCCACAAGCCTGAATGCATGGCTGGAACTATTATCAAAGACTTCCTGAGCCCCATCATGTTGACAGCGACGAGCGAGACAGGGTTATCACACACGCCATGAGCGACCTTACTTATTATATCTGCGGTGGCCGGCGCTAAGACGAAGGAGCTAGCCTCCCTCCCTAGAGAGACGTGACCAACCTCACCCTCGAACTTCGTGAGCACCTTACTCCCGACGGCCCACTCGACCAGTGTGGGATTCAGCAACTCGGTTGCCGCCTGACTCATGACCACGTGGATCTCTGCCCCCCTCCTGATTAGCTCACGCATAATATCGATAACTTTATAGATGGCGACGGATCCCGTGAGTCCAAAGCCTATCTTAATGCCTTCTAAGTGCCTAGAGCGAGAACCCCTTATCTCATCAACTGGGTGGAACTCCAGCTCCCTCAGCATTATACGTTCATCCAACAACAATTCCACTATAGAGTATTAAATATAATTGCAGGCCCCTCGTTAATTACTTGGGTACCTAAATGACTGGAGCGCACATAAGGAAGGCGAGGCCGGAGGATCTGCCTGCCGTCATAAACATAAACATGATCTCACTTAAGGAGCATTACCCTGAAGACTTCTGGAGGCAGCATCTTGAGACGTGGGGTGAGGCCTTCCTGGTCGCTGACGCGGGTTCGACGGTAGTTGGCTACATCATGTGCAGGGTTGAGAGGGGGTTAGGCTTCATAAACAAGTCCCTCTTTAAGAAGGTGGGGCACATTATCAGCATCGCCGTTCACCCGGACTACAGGGGGAGGGGGATAGGGTACTC
This window of the Zestosphaera sp. genome carries:
- a CDS encoding ABC transporter ATP-binding protein produces the protein MRGVNGVAISINGVVKSFGKVRALDNVSLDVKEGSVFGLIGPNGAGKTTLLRILATLLKPDEGSVEILGYNLPQHKTLVRKYISYLPEDAGLYSRLTGWENLYYFAMLYHGRTSKALEVAELGARISGLSERDLHRKTSEYSKGMSRRIAIARTLMIGSKVVILDEPTSGLDVFSAYAIRKMLKNYVKDYAVTVVISSHNMIEVEEVCDDVALINRGRIIAKGPPGDLIRTHGGRNLEEVFISLAGESA
- the panB gene encoding 3-methyl-2-oxobutanoate hydroxymethyltransferase, with the protein product MNDKVYPHDFIKKKKSGEKIVMTTAYSYYDAALADKAGVDGLLVGDSLGMVIMGYASTLPVTLEEVKHHLRAVVNARPKALVVADMPFLSYEVSIPEAIRNAGELIKLGADAIKIEGGLEVCDTVKALTRAGIPVMGHIGLNPQRYLMIGGYKLRGKNVEDALEIVEAAKALQEAGAFSIVIEFTTWQVAAEVTNRLRVPTICIGAGGQCDGQILVIHDLLGINPAPPPFVRKYANLYEQAIEALIKYAEDVRKGTFPGSGEFWSMSEEEFRKFRERLGGTTF
- a CDS encoding 4-phosphopantoate--beta-alanine ligase, with the protein product MNIPRTHPRYESLIIREKLIKGFEEGYVARAGLIAHGRGECFDYIIGERTIEPALKAIEAAAAALLLAENPVISVNGNVAVLVPEGVVRLAEVVNAKLEVNLFYRSEERVRKIAEILKAYGAREVLGVDDAVAEIPELLSERRKVSPRGILTSDVVLVPLEDGDRTEALRRLGKTVIAIDLNPLSRTSRAATITIVDNVVRAVPKMIEYAEKLSTAPKEVLTNILSNYDNNEVLSQTLRHIIDRLGNLSQTSLGLSLR
- the rimI gene encoding ribosomal protein S18-alanine N-acetyltransferase; the encoded protein is MTGAHIRKARPEDLPAVININMISLKEHYPEDFWRQHLETWGEAFLVADAGSTVVGYIMCRVERGLGFINKSLFKKVGHIISIAVHPDYRGRGIGYSLMVEALRKLKDFYRASEVYLEVRVSNEPAIRLYEKLGFKKVQRVRFYYLDGEDAWVMAREI
- a CDS encoding 2-dehydropantoate 2-reductase translates to MGLEEVLIVGGGAVGTLIAHALIESGVRPYVLFKDRQQLLLVEKSGLKLHLTDGSVAVVNDAHFITYEELKRLRAFELIVIATKAYDFSEALKSVSTHLSPEGVLLTCQNGLRSYEEALETLGPSKAAALVLNHGVYRVRSHEFEWIGGSTSYLGSRGVSAELLKRISSLLKILSVNAVNDIEPYRWIKLSVNAAVNPLTALHGVKNKYIVMDENLFKAAVKVVEEVRDVAEKFNVRFYEDPLEEMVRVVKATGENYSSMCQDLMNGRRTEVDYINGEVVVRGKRVGVETPFNELLWLMIKFKESRGMKSGGVN
- the coaBC gene encoding bifunctional phosphopantothenoylcysteine decarboxylase/phosphopantothenate--cysteine ligase CoaBC, whose amino-acid sequence is MLDERIMLRELEFHPVDEIRGSRSRHLEGIKIGFGLTGSVAIYKVIDIMRELIRRGAEIHVVMSQAATELLNPTLVEWAVGSKVLTKFEGEVGHVSLGREASSFVLAPATADIISKVAHGVCDNPVSLVAVNMMGLRKSLIIVPAMHSGLWHSPPVTASLNRLEELGATVVHPEVSEGKAKFPEDEDILAAVEASTLRGRDLHGLRLLVTAGPTRERLDDVRFLTNLSSGKMGVAIAREAYFRGAEVTLVHGPLSTSRPHYIKSVEVETTEEMLNAVTAEVRSRKYDAVILAAAPVDFRFKVTSEGKIKSDVGGLSVELEATPKISLSLRREYSGLVVGFAAEVARGDLDKLVKYAEDKMESRGFDMIVANDVGRTDTGFAVDYNEVIIVTRKGRREVVKKSLKEVVARRIVDMVREELGSAH